One window from the genome of Candidatus Eisenbacteria bacterium encodes:
- a CDS encoding glycosyltransferase family 4 protein has translation MNELIELINNEVNVSIFSLDLPNHDILHQEISRNDLLSRTFYFRFRNILKLRSKFGFLMKLLAQNKSGSSQRIKLAYFAQLAQEMKCDRLHSHFVHKQADVISRLSDLPLSITAHCYEEQAMSEDAKRRLEKIIERCAFVVTATDFAKAGLSKLAPRDTKKIKTIRCGISLRKFSSQDIRRSTTFNIVSVAGLYPRKGTRYLIEALGLIKNKADYKLYLVGDGPERPNLEEVVDAWGISGFVEFIGHADSEAVLNYLKIADCFVLPCIVTGDGLMDGLPVALMEAMAMRIPTISTPVAGVPELIIHDQNGLVVPQADPRALSRAIMRLYDNRELCELLGRNAREKIEKEYDVKITAKQLAREFCNA, from the coding sequence ATGAACGAACTTATTGAACTGATCAACAACGAGGTCAATGTCTCGATCTTTTCACTGGACCTGCCTAATCATGATATTTTGCACCAGGAAATAAGTAGAAATGATCTATTGAGCAGGACTTTTTATTTTAGATTTCGCAATATACTCAAATTGAGATCAAAATTCGGGTTCTTAATGAAGCTGCTTGCGCAAAATAAAAGCGGCTCCTCGCAAAGGATCAAGCTGGCCTATTTTGCTCAACTTGCTCAGGAAATGAAATGTGACAGGCTGCACAGCCATTTTGTTCACAAGCAGGCTGATGTTATAAGCAGGCTGTCGGATCTCCCGCTTAGTATAACCGCTCATTGTTATGAAGAACAAGCAATGTCAGAAGACGCAAAACGCAGGCTTGAGAAGATCATCGAAAGATGCGCGTTTGTAGTTACGGCAACCGATTTCGCAAAAGCGGGCTTAAGCAAATTAGCGCCGCGGGACACAAAGAAGATCAAGACTATAAGATGCGGCATCAGCCTGCGGAAATTTTCTTCGCAAGATATTCGGCGTAGTACAACTTTCAATATCGTTTCGGTCGCAGGCCTTTATCCTCGCAAAGGGACCAGATATTTGATCGAGGCACTAGGTTTGATCAAGAATAAGGCGGATTATAAGCTTTATCTGGTCGGCGATGGCCCGGAGCGGCCAAATTTGGAGGAGGTTGTCGACGCTTGGGGGATCAGCGGCTTCGTTGAGTTTATCGGTCATGCGGACAGCGAGGCAGTCCTTAATTATCTTAAGATCGCAGATTGTTTTGTCCTGCCTTGTATTGTGACAGGGGATGGCTTGATGGATGGCCTGCCCGTCGCCCTTATGGAGGCGATGGCCATGCGGATCCCGACTATTTCAACCCCAGTGGCAGGGGTCCCTGAATTGATCATCCACGATCAGAACGGGTTAGTTGTGCCGCAGGCAGATCCGAGGGCTTTATCCAGGGCTATCATGAGGTTATATGACAATCGAGAATTATGCGAGCTTCTTGGAAGGAATGCCAGGGAAAAGATCGAAAAAGAATATGATGTCAAAATTACGGCAAAACAGTTGGCGCGGGAGTTTTGTAATGCCTAA